Below is a genomic region from Vibrio nitrifigilis.
TCTCGGGCATGAACACCAAGACAAGCATCATGGGATCCCATTTCGTTTGGTGGATTATATTGAGTTAATCGATTGGGTAGGCAGACAAATCAGAGAAGATAAGCGAGGGCATATTGATAACCGCCTGCCAGTGATACTCAAACGGTTGTCGCTATCCCAGCAAGAATGTTTAACGCTTTGCTCCGAACTGGAGAAAAAGCCCAGAGCTTGGGTTGGCTCAACCATAGAACTCGAAAAAGTCAAAACCCAATTGGGGAAAAAAACGAATGGTGGGATTACTGATTTCATAACCAATACAATCGATAAACCTGTAAAGTTGAATCCATCTTTTCCAAAATTATCCAGCAACAAACACCTTTATACTTCCCAAACAACCTCATCGATACTTCTAATTGCCATATCCATACCTGAGTAGGATTCAAATTTTTTAAGGTTAGATACTTTGACAGAGGAAAATTTAAGGGTGTGTGTCCCAGTTAATTTTCATTGAATGCATCTAGAAATGGACAATGCCAACCCAGAACTGGAATATGACATGGGTTCAGTTGGCGATCCACTTTGAAGGTCGTTTATATGACGTCTTAGAACTTTAGTCAAAATAGCTGACACAGAATTCTGAACGCCCTCGTCTCCTTAGATCCTTAAACATTAGATTTATATGGTTTTTCCCCACGGGCTATCAACCTTTTTTGTATTGCAAATAGAACTTCCATTAATTTGCTTTCATCATTAATAATAATATTTGCTTCACCTTCTGAGATCTCATCCTCTCTAATAGCAATTTGGTGTGCACCTGCATCATATTGTATATAATAGCTATTACCAACTGTAAAAATCTTTATATTATTTTTTTCATAAATTTTCACTTTCATATAAATTACTTCTTAAAAATAATTTGAATTTAATATTCATAAGGGAAAGCTGTGTAGGATAAAAAATAAGGGAATATAATCGCGAGAATATTAATAACCGCATGCCAGTTATACTCGAACGGCTGTCTATATTCCAACAAGATTATTTAACGCCATGTACCGAACTAGAGAATAAGATTAGAACTTGGTTCAACCACATAACTTCAAAATACCAAAACCAAGCTCGATAGAAAAATAATACTGGATCTGATAATTTCATAATAAATATAACAAACTACCTATAGTCTGCGACAGCATCGTCTGTTTTTCGCAACTCCTATAATCACCATTATTCCGAAAAAAACAACAACCTTCCTTACCAATATCAACGACAAAACACATCCCTGAATATGCATGTAACTTTACCTACAGACTCATTGAGGTTAGCACCTTTGACATGAAAATATTTAATGATGTGTGTCGTTGTTAATTTTTTCCGCTGTTTATGCTATATGTATGTTAGTGGTATGTATAGTAATGCATCATACCAGATGACCTAATTTACTATATCACCACAAACAAAGTCACCAAATTTAAATATCCATCCGTAGATTTGAATATTCATATAACTTCTTATCTAGAACCTTTAAATATTCTATTCCATATGAAGTTTCATCAAGATCTTCAAACAAATTTAAAGGTAAGTTTTTGTCATATTCATCAAAGCATGTTGCCAGACCTACGGCAATAGAAGCGACGCTATCTGTATCCCCACCTAATGCTATACATTTTTTTAGCAATTCATTCAAATTATTACAATTTAACAAACAATGGAAAGCTGCACTTACCGTATCAAATGCCTTAACAGTAACTTCTCCACTCCAGTTATAGTCCCACCCGGAAAAAGATTCAACAGTTAAAAAAGATTCTAATTCAGATAGCTTCCCTCGCTGATGTAATCCAAAGTGGGCAGCTAGCGCTACTGCGCAACTTGCTCTTATTGCTTCTTCTGTATTATGAGTAACCATTGCCTGCATTGTAGCTTTTGATATTAGCTCTTCTTTATTTTTAATAAAACCGAGTGGTACCGACCGCATCGCTGCCCCATTTCTGTTACTATCGTTTCTAAGCATAAATATTAGCTCTTCACCACTATTAGCTTTATTCAATAATTGATAAAATCCTTTTGAATAGCCATGACGAGGGTCTCTTTTAAAACAATCAACAAATTTCGATGCTATCTTTTCCTTTGACCAAACTGATTGAAAGAGGATTAGTTCTACAATAGCAATAGACATTTGAGTATCATCTGTATATTTACCTTTCATTCGGTATAAATCATGTTCACAATAGCGTGTTAAATCATTAAATTTGGAAATTTTTTCATTGGAAGAAAACTCAAATCCAGCTCCATACGCATCAGCTACTGCAATTTCAATTAACATTAATAATACCTTTAGCTTTCATAATGGTTTAAAATATTTTTATATAGTTTATCCGCATTTTCACCAATAAAGACTTCTTCCGCAATTAATACTCGTTTTAAAGCATCGAAAAAAGATGGTGTTTTTTTCAACGAATTATACATATCTTTAGTTAAAAAATACTCTGGATGTTCAAAACCTAATTCACAATTACTTCGCCATTTATTTCTAAACTCAGTTTTTAAAAGCTTCACCTGCTCATCTACAGAGGCTTTAGAAAACTTATTTATGAATTGCTCATAAGATTCTTTCTCTTTAATTTGAGCGCTGGTCTCAACTAAATATTGATGATAGAACTCATCAAATGTTATCTCTGGATATCTTTCCCTTTCACATTGATATACGACAGCATCGCCATCAAAAATACTATCAGTTACAATCTCGGCACCCGATACTTGGTCCACAGTTATTTTCATTACTGCTGTTAAACCATTTGGAAATATTTTTTTTAACTCCATTCCATTCTCGGATTTAACCCGGTCACTTATATCTATTTTAAGTCCACTCGATAAATCAAAAAAAGTATAACTCAATCCTTTGGGAATAATTTCTTTTACTAATAAAAGTTTCCCATCATCTACGATGATTGTTTCCAACACATATGATCCCGGTTCCGACTCAAAAATATCGTTAGAGATATTATCTACCGACAACGAAATTCCTCTTTTTAGCTCAACCATTATTTTACTGACCTCAAATAGATATATTTACCTGTATTTTTTGTAACTAAAAATCTTGAGTTAGCAGGGATTATAAACTCTGATTCTGTAGGCGTCTGACCAATATACTCAGCAAAATTCGTATCCATGGCTAACGCTGAAATATCTTTAACTTCATCCGATTCGAAAACCATCACCTTGTTTGAAGGATAGTTAGAACTTAACTCTTTACTAACCGATGAGAAGTGTGTTTCATGAACCTTTCCTAATGTTGAATACTTCTCATCAAACCAATCTGGCACATCTCCTAATCCTCGGTAAAAAGTTCCTTTAGTTGACGGAAGTTTATCCAATGCAGAATTGATAGAATTAATTAAAGATGTCTCTCCCTTAGATAAGATGTCTCCACTAAATATTCGTTGATTTAACGCCTTTTGGAAAAAGTTCGTTGTATACCCCATGATAACATGAGCTTCTTTTAAGTTAACTCCATAAGGATTTGAATCAACATATTCTCTTATCAGTTTGTTATAATCTGCACCCGTGTTCCCCAAAGCCGTGTATTTAGCCTCAAGAGCTTCTCTACTAATCCCCATAGCATTAGATACCTCATCAAGATATGCAACGGGAATACCCTGACTATTTACCTCAAAATCAAATCTTGATGGATTTTTAAGTTCCGAAGCAGGGAGATCATCTTCCGGAGAATTCCCAGGAATCTGCTGTAGCCCCAGCGGATCCACCCATCCCGTCGGGTTTTTCACGTACTGATAGTTATTTAAACCACCCGCCAGACCAATTGGGTCTACCGTGATGAAACGCCCTGTTTCAGGACTATAATAGCGGTGGCGGTTGTAATGCAACCCTGTTTCTTCATCAAAATACTGCCCTTGGAAACGAAGTGGGCTGTTTACTACTCTCACGCGTTCACGGGCCACGTTACCATAGGCTTGGTAATCCACCGCCCAAGCAATCTCCCCTTCTACGTCAGTGATCTCAAGTGGCGTTCCCACTTGGTCTAAGTGATAGAAGTAAGCTTGAGCCTGTTGTGCTCCTTCACCGGTTATCAGTGCAAGAGGGCGGAAAGAACCATATTCGTAGAGATAAGTTTGATAGCTTTCTTGTGACGATTCAGCAAGCAGTTTATTACCTTGCCATAAAAACTCAGTAGTCTTGTTCTGACCGATTTTATCCGTGACCGATTTTTCGATACGGCGACCAAATGCATCGTATTGATAGGTCGCAACTGTGCCATCAGGTTTTGTGACTTTAATTAGTCGATGCTGAGCATCGTACTCATAATCCGTTACTAACTTACCGCCATAGCCACGGCTTTCACGAACAAGATTCCCAAACTCATCATATTGATAATGTTTGTCACCTTGGAACAGTAATTTGTTGCCTTCAACGTTGGCTTTACGATCCAACAGCAAGTTACCAGCCGGATCGTGCATAAACGTTTCGTTGATCACCCCACGAACCGACGTTAAGCGATCAAGCGGATCATATTCATACTCCGTTTGACCCCGTTGGGCATCTTCTATCTTTGTAAGGTTACCTGCTTGGCTATATTCATATCGACGACGCAGTTTCAACTGCGCTTGTTGATGCGATGTGTGCTCAAGCAAACGCCCCATATCGTCATACAAAAATTGGCTATTTAAGCTCCCTTGTTGGCGACTGGTCTCTAATCCGTTGGCTTTGTAATGGTGCGTAGTGAGCTTTTCGCCATTGAGGTTAACCTGCTGCACTTGCCCTTTTGCAAATTGGTACTCCACCACCTGACCATCAGGCAGTAACATCGCACTTAATTGCCCCATCGGATTGTAGCGATAGCCTTGGCTTGCCCACCCTTGATGCTCCGCTTCCAACTGCCCGAGTAAGTTATAACGGTAAGCGAGGGGCCATTGGCCATCATCTACTTGTGTTAAGCGACCATGGTCGTCGTAGCTGTAATGCACTTCACTTTCATCGGGCAACGTTTTAAGCACCACATTACCCAATGCATCATATTGATACTGGGTGATGAGTTCAGTGCCTTCACTACCCACTTCAATTTTAGCGATAAGCTGGGTGTGCGCATCGTATTCGTAACGAAACTCACGACCGTCAAAAGTGACTTCTCGGCTTACGTGTCCTGTTGGCGCGTACTCTATGTGGTAATGTTCGCCTCGTTCATTGACAATCTCGCTCAGGAAATTGAAGCGGTTATTGTACGCATAGCGAATTGATGAACCATCCGGATTCACTCGACGGGTTACTTGGTGGTTTGGCCAAGCGTATTCAAACTCAGTCTTGCGCCCTTGCTCATCGGTCTGCTGAGTGACCTTACTATACGCGTTATATTGATAGGTCCGAACATGGCCACCCGGCAACACGTGTTTAAGCAGTCGTCCAACAGGGTCATAGTGCATTTCACTCACGCCCATCGAATCCTGACGATAGCGCAAACGGCCCATCACATCGTAGCGATAGCGAATGGTTTCACCTTGAGGCGTCAGTTCCTCAATGAGGTGTCCATTCAGGTTCCACACCAATTTATGAACGCTGCCATCAGCGTAAGTGATTTTGTCGATTAAGCCGTGTTCGTTGTAACGATAACACGTGGTATGCCCGAGCGGGTTAACTTTTTCGGTAACATTACCGAAATCATCATGGCGATAACGCCACTTCGCTTTGTCCTGCACGACTTCAGTCAACAAACTTTTATGGTAGCTAAATTCAGTTACCAATCCATTCGGATCGACTTTGGCGATCATTTCGCCTTTCTTGTTGTACGCAAATTCCGTTTTATTACCTAAGGCGTCAATTTCGGCCGTTAATCGACCTTTTTCATCATACTCTTTAAGATATTCACCGCCAGAAGCATCCAATTCTCTGACTAAGCGCGCATTGTTATCGTGCTGATAAACTTGTTGAGTGCCATTACTATTGGTTAAGGTAACGGTATTAGACGCATCATCCCATTCGTACTTGGTATCGACATTTGCCAAGTTACTGTATTGGCGAATGGCTCGTACATCTTTACCCACGCCTTCCCAATCCCAATAGAAAGTGGCGCCACCCGCTAATTCTCGAGATTGAATAACATGCAGTTCATCATAAGTGTATTTTTCTACTTCACCATTGGCGTTCATCGCTGCAATCAATTGCTGATGCTCGTTATATGAGTAACGAACTTGTGTTTGCGCTAATCGCCACTCAGTGGTATTGGCCTGACAAGCATAAAGATCTACTTGTTGAATAAGGGAGGCATCGGTATAGGTGAGAACATACTTAACATTAGTATCACCACCAACTTCCACTGGACGCTGGTGTTTATCGTAACGAATACGCAGTTGATGGTTATATTTATCGCGGATAGTAATTAGTCGCCCGCTATCACCATCGAGTTCAAACACATACTGTTTACTATCAGCAATAACAACGATGTTGTCATCGCTGTCGAGGAAGATGGCTGAGCCTGCGACAATATTGGTCACAGCAGGTAGCTGTTTCGTCGGCTTAGGAAAACGGGTTAACTTACTTTCACTGTCTTTCCATACTAATTCATCGCCATCCACACGCAGTGAATGCGCTAAGGGGTGAGTCCAACCAAAGCCTATACCTAAGTTATGCTCTACGGCACTGGTGCGGTACAAGCGCTCCCATGAAAATGGCAAAAGCCCGATCAACTCGCCATCTACAACGGAAAGTAGCTCTTCCCCTGTCGCCATTGATATAGGATCTTTATCTAGTTTAGTTTCTTCTTTTTTTTGGGTTGGCTTATCGTTTTCCGTCTTGGGAGCGCTACTCTCATCATGCACAACATTAGTTGCCTTTGTATCGTCCATTTCGGAATTGATTTTATTACTAGCCTTAATATGAATATTACCGTTATGGTACTCTTGAGTACCGCCTTTATTTACAGCTATTTTTTTATACTTGGGGCCAGCATTCTCAACAAGCTTTTTGGCATAAGTTAATAATTCATCAAAAATATTAATAAACGGTTTAAGTGCATTCCATGCTGTTGCAGATATATTTTTGACAATCTTGAAGGCAGCATAAGCGACGCCTAACGCAGGAGTGGCAATAAAAGAGACAATAACACCACCCAATAAACCTAATAAGAAGTTAACAATTGCTTTACCACCCAACTCTGCTAATTCCTCGAAAAATGGCATCATTGGAGCCATTGAGATGTAGGTGATGATAGCGTTAATAAATAAAAACATCGCAGCTTCGTCTGAAGCAAACAACATCAATTTTTCTAGTGTTGCTGGTGCACTATCTGCCGCATTTTTTATCGATGCGATAATATCAGCAGCACCTTCTTCCATTCCTTTCAAAGCAGCAACGGGATCTTTTATTAGATCGTAGATATCGCCAATACCTTTCCAGAATTCGACTAAGCCATCCCAGATACCTTCAGCAAATTTGCCGATAAGTGAAATTACATCATCGGTTGTAGATCGACTAAACTCTTTCTCCCATTGTGGTTTAAAACCTACCCATTTTTTATCAAGCCATGATACCAAGTCATTACCTAACGCATCATAGTGCGAAAACAATGCATCGAGCTCACTTTTAGATGGCTCATGGTTGATAACAACGTTGTATTTCTTACCTGGTGTCAGATTTGTAAAAGTGGCCTGACCTTTCGCATCCAGTGTTATGGTTTTCGTAAAACTGCCGTCGTCAGCTTTTAGAGTGACCGGAACAGAACCAATTGGAACAGCATATATAGATTCATAAGCGGTAGTCACTTGTAATTCACCGCTTAAAGGACAAGTTACGGAAGTCGAAACATTATCATCATCTTTACCGACAACCTTAGTTTTACCACCAATGCTAAGCTTTTTATCCATAGAAAACAGGGATGGTAAATCCATGGTTTCTGTCGCTTCATCAGCCATTTTCAAATACCATTTTTTGGTCATTTCACGGTATTTGGGCAGAAGATCTGGAATGCCTTTTATCTGTTTATCAATGTAATCATAAAATTCTTGTTGTTCACTCATTACAGATTTCCTAGCCGACGTTGTTCTGTTTCGATTAATTCAATGAAGTGTTTTAAATATTGCCCTTCAAATTGAGGATTACGTTTCAAAAACCGTTCTGCTTTTTTATGTAATACCGGTTCTAGATACTCTTCAAATAGAGCCTGACTGTAGTCATTTAAGCCGTTTAGTAAATTAGTGATAAGCACTGAAGGATCTTCTGCTAAACCAGCAATCACACTCTCCGGCACATTCCACCACGGAAATTCTTTTTTATTGATGTCTTTTGGGGTTGGGTTAACCACTGAGCTTGTTGTGGATGCCCAGATAGTCATTGGTCCCATTAATTTGGCGCGTTCTACGTCGTCACATAAATCAGCGGTTTTAATGCCAAAGCGTGGATCGTAAAAACGAAAGAACACATGTTCAACGTTTGGCATCCACACTTGCGTTAAGCTTTGTAAGTGATTTCTTACCGCGCTGAATTCCAGTTCAGAACCAACAACCATGCCCCAGTCTTTGGCGGCATCCTCACTATTAGCCCACGCTAAAAATGGGTGCTCTGGAGTAATAGGTGCTATACGGGGCATCACTTCACGCCAATCAGAGTAAGGGGTTCCTAGCCATAACCCTTGTACATCTTCGCCGCCATGTTCATAGAATGTTTTGAGAATGGGCTCATCACTAGTAGTGTTGAGCACAACAAACCAATTTAGGTCTGCATGTTCTTTAATTACGCTGAGCATGCCCCTTCCTTACATTTTTCACATTCTTCACAGAAAGGCGCAGCCGATTTCATGGTCGCAACCTGAGCAGGGGTCAATATCGCTTTTGGATCGGTAGGTGGCGCATCCACTTTGCCAGGTAACACAGCCGTTGAACCACCATAAGCCGTTGCTGCGCTAGCACTACCGCCGGCGTTTAAGTTCACAACAGAACCTTGGATCGTTACGCCACTCGCATCGACTTTGACGAAGTTACTGCCATTAGTCAGGGTGATTTCTGACCCAGCTTCAACCACTAACTTAGCACCTGAAGAGATTGAAATAGTCTTACCCGCTTGCACTGCCATTAAGGTGCCAATTTTGTATTGATCGGATGAAGCAATATTAGATGTGCCGACTTCTTCACTCATGTTTTTAGTGACTTTAGTGCGGCTCTCTCCCTTAACTGTAAGATGTTTATTTTTACCAATTTTGGTGAAACTATCGTTATCAACGGTGAGATGTTTATCGTTATGAATCACATCGGTGTGATCGTTATTTACCTGCGCTTCAAAGTCTTTCTGCGCATGCATATAAATTTTTTCACTGTCGGCCTGATCTTCAAAACTCAGTTCGTTATATCCGTTGGTATCACCTTGGTGAGTTTGCGTGCGAATCACCGTTTTGGTTTTATTATCAGGCAAGGTATACGGCGGAATATTGGTTTCGTGATAGGTGCGACCTGTAATGATCGGCTGATCAGGATCGCCATTTAAAAACGATACGATCACTTCGTGTCCAATACGAGGAATCGCCACCATACCGTATTGACTACCAGCCCAACCGTGAGAAACACGTACCCAGCAAGAGCTTTGGTCATCCGCGTTCGAGTATCGATCCCATGGGAAATGTATTTTTACGCGTCCATATTTATCACAGAAAATTTCTTCATCTTCAGGACCAACTACCATGGCCATCATCGGACCATCGACTTGAGGTTTAGGCTGCGGTTTCGCTTGCCAATTTACTGTTGATGGCACCAATTTAAACTGGTTCGCATAACGCGTTGAACCACTACCGGCTTCTTCTTCAAGCGCCTGTGATTGCTCTCCTTGATGGCGAATACGAACCACAAGATAGTCAGTATTCATCGTATCATTGAGATGTTCTGCCAAGGTAAATTGGTAACCGGCACGAAGTTTGGGTTGGTTGCTTTTGCCATCCAACGTACGCGCATTGCGGCGCAAATATTCTAAGCGAATTTGGTTAAAAGCTTGGCCGTTAGTATCGTCTTTGAAACGTCCTGGAGAGTCAAAGTGCTCATAAATCGCTTGTTGATAGTCCATATCCGTACCCTGAGCACTTTGTGCAAAGGTATTGGTTGGTTTTTTGAAACTGTAGTCTTGCAGAGCAGTACTACTGACTTCCATTTCTGTTTTAGCGATCAAGCTAGATACATAAGGCGTATCAACCACACCACCAGAAATCGAGTTATAAGCGATTTCTCCACCAAGTTTGGGCAAGCTTGCTGTTGAATCCGTAAAGAGAACAGTGTGCTTACCTTCTTCATGAATAAAGCTATATACCAAGCCTTCTTCTGCCGCGAGGCGTTGAAGAAACGCTAAATCTGTCTCACGGTATTGAACACAAAATTCCCGCTGTGCGCAGGTGCGCTTTACTGAAAAGGCATAATCATCAATGCCCATCTCTTGGAGTAAAACCGAGATAATTTCAGGCACAGTTTTCAATTGGAAAATACGGCTATTTTGGCGCAAAGATAAGCGCTCTAAAGCAGGAACGAGCGTGAGAGAATAGAAAGTATAGTTATGGCCAATATCGCCTTGAGTGAAGCTACGCACGACGCCATTAACGCGCTGAACTAATTCACCATTGCGATAAAACGTCAGCTCTGCCGTTTTATCAACTAACTGCTCTGGCGTAAAATCTGATTGGCGACTCGCTAGGTTTAAGTAATAACGAAACCCATAGCAAGCCTCACCATGAAATACATCGTCAGAGAGGCTCTCTTGGCCATCAAAACTGCGCACAACAAGCGCGTTTTCCTCTAACCCTTCTACTTCTAATTTAAAGCCTAACGTAGCCATCCTGCCAATTCCTTTCTACCCATTCTACGTGGGATTGACCCTGCGATTGAATTTGCAGCGTTTTGTGTTTTTATGATGAATGCCTAATGGACACCGATGCCACAGCCCAACATCCGAACTAACACAAATTGCAGCAAACTCAATGCCAACTAAATATATCTAAGTATCAATGCATTACATTTACAAACTCACAATTAAGGCAACAATCTGCCTAAAATGAGCAAGTTTCTGCTTCACATCGCTATTTATTGCCCGTCTTTTCAAGAGCGGTGATTTGTTTTTGTAATTGGTTATCGAGCTGAGCTATTTGCCAGCTCAAATTATTTAAACGCTTTTTCAGTACGTTAAATTCTTTTTTCGCTTCAACTAAATCGCCTTGCTTAATCAAGGTTTGCACATAGTCTACGCGTCCATAAACCGGGGATAAGCTAACAGCAAAATCTTCCAACGATTTGGCATTACGCTGCAATGCAGACCAGCGCTGTTTCTGAGCTAACAGGGAGATATTCGCCATCTTGGTGCGAATATCGCGAAAACGTTCAATGAAATATTCGGTCTGTTCTAATGCTTTTGTCTGCGCCGCTGAAAACGCTTTATCTACCTGTTGAACCTTTGCTGATTCTGGATATAACGTTCGCAATGTTGTTATTTGGCTAAGAGCATCGAGTTTAGTTTTCTCAACAGATTGCTGCATGTTGTTTGTTGCGGCACCGCTGTAGAGAGCAATAAAATCATCCTCCCAGCGAGCGAGCTGACTTTTCGATACCTGATTTTGATACTGTGAGAGAGCAGCTTCAGTCTGAATAAGAGGGGTCGCGCGATATTGAGCATAGTCATCTTTATGAAACCACGCATAATGTCCATAAGCCCATTGACCAAACGCACATACTGCCAAGCCGATCAAAAACATGACGCCACACCATAACCAGTGACGAGCTTTAGGCACAGAAGGAACCTGCTGAGCTTCTTCTTTGTGCTGACGTTTCATCAACGTGTGGTATTGCGTTTCGATACGATCAATATGCTCAAAAAGGGCAAAACCCACCCCTTCAAAATCGACTAAATGGTCTGGCTGCTGCGCTTCAAGTAATTGATGTAAGCGTTCGCAATGACTTTCTGCACGATAAAGTTCACGTAATGCTTCATAAGTGGGCTTCAGAGATTTCAGTTCTTGAACAACCTTGCCATTGACCCAATCAAGCACTTCTTTGCGCATTTTTGCGGTTTTAGTATCAGGCTCAGAAAGGTTACTCAGACTATAGCTAAGAAGCTCTAACCCATTCGCAAACCCCGCCAGGCCATGGACTTTTAAACTGGCCACCGCGTAATAACCAGTGATCAGAAAATCCATGCCTGGCGCTTTTGCTAAACGTTCACAACATGCAAAGACCTTTTCCCAATCAGTACCGCCAGCTAAAGGGTTGAATCGGCGATTTACCTCATCACGAATAATTTGATAGTTTTCTAATTCCCGAATCGCATTGGAGTCATTGGTTAATTGATAATATTGACCATCCAGGAAAATTGCATTCGACATACGTATTCCGCTCTAATCTGAAAAGAGGAGCGAGTTACCTCGCTCCTTATAATGGAATGTTATTGTTTTAGTACAGTGTTTCGGACAGCTTGAACGATTTGAATAAGCGTTCAGTAAATGGATTTGCATCCGCTTCAGAGTTCAGTCGGTAAATCATATCGCCACCATCAACATGGAATTTGTAATCCACTGATGTAGGGCTAGCAGAAACGACATCACCGTGGTCAAGAAGGCGGAAGAATGCCCATGGACCCTGAATACTGATACTACGTGGAGAGACGTTCGTTTTGGTTGGTACCAACGTCACTTTAGATACCGCTGAATCACGTAGCGTATTAGGCCAAATCAACTCCACATTTTCACGTGGTCCATGACTGTATGACAGATACTGACCATCGACATTCAATACACTGCGACGTTTATTGCCAGTTAAGCGCAACGGCTCAACAGAGAAGCTGACATCCAATACACCTTTACGGTTAAAGAACGCGCGGCAAATACGCTGTGCTTGTTTGATTTCATCCAGCACTTCTTTACGAACGATAGAGTGATCAGCACCGTTGTCACCAACACTTATATTCTCATCAATAAACATCTTCAGCTGATTGTTATAGAAGCTATCTAACGTACCATTTGGCGCGAAGAAAGATTCAAAATCTTCCAAAGAGACATCTTTTGATGAATCTGGATTAAACGGATAACGATTGGCTAGTTTCTCTTCAAACGTTTTATATACATCTTCATGCCAGCGAATTTCTAAGTGTTTAATCGCAGCTTGTTTCACAACATACCAGCTTTCATTTGCCAGCTTAGTCATCATCGCATCTAGTGGTTTTGGTAGCCCCGATGCAATACGTTTCAACGTATAGATAGGATCGGCATTCACCAGTTTGAGACGAGCTTTAGTTGCATCCAGCGCTGCTGTACCAACATCCGGTGCATCTTGAATCGATTTCAGATAATTTTGCAGTTCTTCAATCGATGCGAGAACTTCTTGGAAATAAGCTGGCTTATCCCCCATTGGTTTTAGCATGTCGTTGAGTTCAGAGAACGGAGCTTCAATCATCGATGCGACTTTGTATTTCGATGACTTGATCAATTCTTTCTTCGCATCATCGTCATCCACAGCAGCGTACATCTCGGTATTGGTATCTAAAGTACGCAATAGACGTTGTAGCGGTTCAACGTTGCCAGTGATGTTTTCT
It encodes:
- a CDS encoding type VI secretion system Vgr family protein; this encodes MATLGFKLEVEGLEENALVVRSFDGQESLSDDVFHGEACYGFRYYLNLASRQSDFTPEQLVDKTAELTFYRNGELVQRVNGVVRSFTQGDIGHNYTFYSLTLVPALERLSLRQNSRIFQLKTVPEIISVLLQEMGIDDYAFSVKRTCAQREFCVQYRETDLAFLQRLAAEEGLVYSFIHEEGKHTVLFTDSTASLPKLGGEIAYNSISGGVVDTPYVSSLIAKTEMEVSSTALQDYSFKKPTNTFAQSAQGTDMDYQQAIYEHFDSPGRFKDDTNGQAFNQIRLEYLRRNARTLDGKSNQPKLRAGYQFTLAEHLNDTMNTDYLVVRIRHQGEQSQALEEEAGSGSTRYANQFKLVPSTVNWQAKPQPKPQVDGPMMAMVVGPEDEEIFCDKYGRVKIHFPWDRYSNADDQSSCWVRVSHGWAGSQYGMVAIPRIGHEVIVSFLNGDPDQPIITGRTYHETNIPPYTLPDNKTKTVIRTQTHQGDTNGYNELSFEDQADSEKIYMHAQKDFEAQVNNDHTDVIHNDKHLTVDNDSFTKIGKNKHLTVKGESRTKVTKNMSEEVGTSNIASSDQYKIGTLMAVQAGKTISISSGAKLVVEAGSEITLTNGSNFVKVDASGVTIQGSVVNLNAGGSASAATAYGGSTAVLPGKVDAPPTDPKAILTPAQVATMKSAAPFCEECEKCKEGACSA
- a CDS encoding type VI secretion system ImpA family N-terminal domain-containing protein, which codes for MSNAIFLDGQYYQLTNDSNAIRELENYQIIRDEVNRRFNPLAGGTDWEKVFACCERLAKAPGMDFLITGYYAVASLKVHGLAGFANGLELLSYSLSNLSEPDTKTAKMRKEVLDWVNGKVVQELKSLKPTYEALRELYRAESHCERLHQLLEAQQPDHLVDFEGVGFALFEHIDRIETQYHTLMKRQHKEEAQQVPSVPKARHWLWCGVMFLIGLAVCAFGQWAYGHYAWFHKDDYAQYRATPLIQTEAALSQYQNQVSKSQLARWEDDFIALYSGAATNNMQQSVEKTKLDALSQITTLRTLYPESAKVQQVDKAFSAAQTKALEQTEYFIERFRDIRTKMANISLLAQKQRWSALQRNAKSLEDFAVSLSPVYGRVDYVQTLIKQGDLVEAKKEFNVLKKRLNNLSWQIAQLDNQLQKQITALEKTGNK